Proteins from one Salvelinus namaycush isolate Seneca chromosome 34, SaNama_1.0, whole genome shotgun sequence genomic window:
- the LOC120029110 gene encoding uncharacterized protein LOC120029110 isoform X2, whose translation MYPQGQQWGVWQHVPSQAPLCEDVPTLDKPLEGGDTDMESTPAPQTVDQGGAIIKDLGAGEPDVQLCSESKISPPIWERIMVGSVKGIMNDSILTLVSLTDTTLKDNGLAEEGEMDEVSDQEGIVEKESEWTVLLEEDASLQEEETTPSHAVMLLEFQSCPSVNLQEAFQEKRRALIQRSAHRVEEIQAKTAEAKANTRAQSETTETRANTTTRAQSDPTTVQPSTTKPRREGRSAESTHAGVDAKQKKQQPKLQTPLPPPMLESSLCPR comes from the exons ATGTATCCCCAGGGGCAGCAGTGGGGGGTCTGGCAGCATGTTCCCTCTCAGGCACCTCTCTGTGAAGATGTCCCCACTTTGGACAAGCCACTTGAAGGCGGGGATACTGATATGGAGAGCACACCAGCACCTCAGACAGTTGACCAAGGAGGTGCTATTATTAAGGACCTGGGTGCAGGAGAGCCGGATGTCCAGCTATGTTCAGAGTCAAAGATCAGCCCTCCCATCTGGGAGAGAATAATG GTGGGCAGTGTGAAGGGGATAATGAACGATTCCATACTGACCCTGGTGAGCCTGACAGACACCACATTAAAGGACAATGGACTCGctgaggaaggagagatggatgaggTATCAGACCAAGAAGGTATTGTGGAAAAG GAATCAGAGTGGACAGTGTTGCTAGAGGAGGACGCCAGCCTACAGGAGGAAGAGACAACCCCCTCTCATGCAG TAATGCTGCTGGAGTTCCAGTCATGTCCCAGCGTGAATCTACAGGAGGCCTTCCAGGAGAAACGCAGAGCCCTGATCCAGAGGTCTGCCCACAGGGTGGAGGAGATTCAGGCCAAGACGGCTGAAGCCAAAGCAAACACCAGGGCCCAGTCTGAAACCACTGAGACCAGGGCCAACACAACCACCAGGGCCCAGTCTGACCCAACCACTGTTCAGCCATCCACTACTAAAcccaggagagaggggaggagtgcAGAGTCAACCCATGCAGGAGTGGATGCCAAGCAGAAAAAGCAACAGCCAAAGCTCCAAACTCCCTTGCCCCCTCCCATGCTAG AGTCCTCTCTTTGTCCTCGGTGA